In the genome of Segatella copri, one region contains:
- a CDS encoding galactokinase family protein yields MEFQYHIFSPYRVCPLGAHVDHQHGIVTGFAINKGVDLWFTPNEDGEVHLESRTFDGVVDFDITKGTLVREMHWGDYARGAKYALKKRFDLKKGINGVVQGSLPVGGLSSSAAVLIAYVMAFAKANDIMLQPFEVVKIASEAEREYIGLNNGLLDQACIALGKKDGLLFLDCDSDDYRIIRRNPEMKDFEIGIFFSGLTRSLVNSDYNLRVYECKTAAWNVLAYQNQPLKEFNKTFLRDIPKESYEACKDRMPARFARRAEHFYSEYRRVRQGVTAWETGNLELFGKLCFDSCESSIHNYECGSPELIAIYEIMRSLEGVYGGRFSGAGFKGACIALVDPACKENVEKELTRQYLEKFPEYEKTFKVFWVKPDDGARFV; encoded by the coding sequence ATGGAATTTCAATATCATATTTTTTCGCCTTATCGGGTTTGTCCGTTGGGCGCACATGTGGATCATCAGCATGGTATCGTGACAGGTTTTGCTATCAACAAGGGTGTGGATCTGTGGTTTACACCGAATGAGGATGGTGAGGTGCATCTGGAATCACGCACCTTTGATGGTGTTGTTGATTTTGACATTACTAAAGGAACGCTGGTAAGAGAAATGCACTGGGGCGACTATGCCAGAGGTGCCAAATACGCACTGAAGAAACGCTTTGACTTGAAGAAGGGTATCAATGGTGTGGTGCAGGGGTCGCTGCCTGTGGGAGGATTATCATCCAGTGCTGCCGTACTCATCGCCTACGTAATGGCTTTTGCCAAGGCTAATGATATCATGCTCCAACCTTTCGAGGTGGTGAAGATTGCTTCGGAGGCGGAGCGAGAGTATATCGGACTGAACAACGGTCTGCTCGACCAGGCATGCATCGCTTTGGGAAAGAAGGATGGTCTTCTGTTTTTGGATTGTGATTCGGACGATTATCGCATCATCAGAAGAAATCCGGAGATGAAAGATTTCGAGATTGGTATCTTCTTCTCGGGATTGACGAGAAGTCTGGTGAACAGTGACTACAACCTGAGGGTTTATGAGTGCAAGACGGCTGCCTGGAATGTGCTGGCGTATCAGAACCAGCCATTGAAGGAGTTTAACAAGACTTTCCTGAGAGATATTCCTAAGGAGTCGTATGAGGCATGTAAAGACAGGATGCCTGCCCGCTTTGCCCGCAGAGCCGAGCATTTCTATTCGGAGTATCGCAGGGTAAGACAGGGTGTGACGGCTTGGGAGACAGGTAATCTGGAACTATTCGGAAAATTGTGCTTTGACTCTTGCGAGTCTTCTATCCATAACTATGAGTGTGGTTCGCCTGAGTTGATAGCCATCTATGAGATTATGCGCAGTTTGGAGGGCGTATATGGCGGAAGATTCTCGGGTGCAGGATTCAAGGGTGCTTGCATCGCCTTAGTGGATCCTGCTTGTAAGGAGAACGTGGAGAAGGAGTTGACCCGTCAATATCTGGAAAAATTCCCTGAATATGAGAAGACATTTAAGGTATTCTGGGTGAAGCCGGATGACGGAGCGAGATTCGTTTAA
- a CDS encoding IS66 family transposase — protein MCCWSHVRRLFVSANRDYKDTLAQAFIDLICILYKVEVENQVLGRTDKEIVKHRGDESLPVLHDLYLQATALLKQFEKNEIKLSAKLQQALTYMTKHWEELMVYTKIGSVLIDNNCCERAVRPFTNLRKNFGGFSSEQGARVTATYLTFVETCKLMAMAPLDFFRGFFDMIVAGRRDYALMTEALLVKPV, from the coding sequence ATATGTTGCTGGTCGCACGTTAGAAGACTGTTTGTCTCGGCGAATCGTGACTACAAGGATACCTTGGCACAGGCATTCATAGACTTGATCTGTATATTATATAAGGTCGAAGTTGAAAATCAAGTATTGGGTCGCACAGATAAAGAGATAGTCAAGCATCGAGGTGATGAATCCCTACCAGTTTTACACGACCTCTATCTGCAAGCGACAGCACTGTTGAAACAGTTTGAGAAAAACGAGATAAAGCTCTCTGCTAAGTTGCAACAAGCCTTGACATATATGACCAAGCATTGGGAAGAGCTGATGGTATATACGAAGATAGGCAGCGTCTTGATAGACAACAACTGTTGTGAACGCGCAGTCCGCCCATTCACAAATCTCCGAAAGAACTTCGGCGGATTTAGCAGCGAGCAGGGTGCCAGAGTTACAGCGACCTACCTTACTTTCGTTGAAACCTGCAAGCTAATGGCAATGGCTCCACTGGATTTCTTCAGGGGATTCTTTGACATGATTGTAGCTGGAAGAAGGGATTATGCCTTGATGACAGAGGCACTTTTAGTTAAACCTGTTTAA
- a CDS encoding DUF2290 domain-containing protein, with product MSRQSNTRSGKFVASVSDASAILKDFELLRNANLTWQTPSDDFLKVSKQDDYKQMYDTAINHYDYNLILVDGSIFQFEEFENSDLRYAYIQAPYNYVPFEDFLLTFMNAEDIPKDSSDMMELKCTFENDYEQMLSEQGINSKVVYFRYDVDSVRYMPNIHSYAHLHIGISNDIRIPCASLLTPAAFVVFVIKQVYKVNWERCMAEKDSRSKILKLAKDKCLLGEDKWDEMERQELALV from the coding sequence ATGTCAAGGCAAAGTAATACAAGATCAGGTAAGTTTGTAGCTTCTGTTTCTGATGCTAGTGCAATTTTGAAGGATTTCGAACTTCTTAGGAATGCTAACCTAACTTGGCAAACACCTTCAGATGATTTCCTCAAAGTATCAAAGCAAGATGATTATAAACAGATGTATGATACTGCTATAAATCATTATGATTATAATTTAATATTAGTAGATGGTTCTATTTTCCAATTTGAAGAATTTGAAAATTCAGATTTGCGTTATGCGTATATTCAAGCTCCTTATAATTATGTACCTTTTGAGGATTTTCTATTGACATTTATGAATGCTGAAGATATTCCTAAAGATTCGTCAGATATGATGGAATTGAAATGTACATTTGAAAATGACTATGAGCAGATGTTATCTGAACAAGGAATAAATAGTAAGGTAGTGTATTTTCGGTATGATGTAGATTCTGTAAGATATATGCCTAATATTCATTCATATGCACATTTGCATATAGGCATTAGTAATGATATTAGAATTCCTTGTGCCTCGTTGTTAACACCTGCTGCATTCGTTGTTTTTGTGATAAAGCAAGTTTATAAGGTTAATTGGGAAAGATGTATGGCAGAAAAAGATAGTAGAAGTAAAATCTTGAAACTTGCAAAGGATAAATGTTTGCTTGGTGAAGACAAATGGGATGAGATGGAAAGGCAGGAACTAGCATTAGTATGA
- a CDS encoding DEAD/DEAH box helicase codes for MKLIADIEKLNQNKPANLLVSALGKLVDDETIVYYNFPLYRGDLQEELRQVEIMMVSCHYGIVYFKCINSYRKLNDKEKDYVNDLYENIYSRLSKDSLFRKNRKELNVGITSAVVICDSSSRYDNSDPDFFYVSLSKLNELFADVAQAVIPDAVFKHLITCVEGTRKVVQKRNRKVIKGIHGKRTKSEILNDIQEQEATFDVEQKKTALVTIEGPQRIRGLAGSGKTIVLTMKAALYHLQNPDEEILYTYYTKSLYGLIHGLIDRYYRDFSDNKEPNWNKIHILHGWGGAGVNGVYYQACLDNGISALTYSNAVGHGVTPFEFVCSEMLKNNLKPKYDLTLIDEGQDFPNSFYRLCYKLSVNKKIVWAYDDFQNIFDVNLQDEKETFGKDENGNYYVDFNKMTNPYRDIILHVCYRNPRTALIFAFSLGLGIYNERVLQRLTDNEHWKSLGFVVEQGDSSVGCEMVISRPQENSPSYLNEEYGFSVGIIKCESLAAECEKISSLITKDIQEEGLNPEDICVICLDDRNIQSYYTYLGQLLLSKGIRVYDLLHAAYTTTTFYQEGHVTLGTLNKAKGNEAGMVYIMGVDKIFNDRNNVILRNRLFTAITRTKGWVVLSGEKSIEYCSEEMEKLQSEGLKLHFIQPSEESTKTIFGGSTKRQNQFNDIQRIIQELQNEGMSFEDIMNHVKAK; via the coding sequence ATGAAACTTATAGCGGATATTGAAAAGCTTAATCAGAATAAGCCTGCAAATCTTTTGGTTTCAGCATTAGGAAAGCTGGTCGATGACGAAACGATAGTCTATTATAATTTTCCTCTTTATAGGGGGGATTTGCAAGAGGAATTACGTCAGGTGGAAATCATGATGGTGTCTTGTCATTATGGCATTGTATACTTTAAGTGCATAAATTCCTATCGTAAGTTGAATGATAAAGAAAAGGATTATGTCAATGATTTGTATGAAAACATATATAGTAGATTAAGTAAAGATTCATTGTTTAGAAAAAACAGAAAAGAGTTGAATGTTGGTATAACCTCTGCTGTGGTTATATGCGATAGTTCTTCTAGGTATGATAATTCAGACCCTGATTTTTTCTATGTTTCTTTATCAAAGCTGAATGAACTTTTTGCAGATGTAGCTCAGGCTGTTATCCCTGATGCTGTTTTTAAGCATTTGATTACTTGTGTTGAAGGTACTCGCAAAGTTGTGCAAAAACGCAATAGAAAAGTAATTAAAGGTATCCATGGGAAAAGAACAAAATCCGAAATATTGAATGATATTCAAGAACAAGAAGCAACTTTTGATGTTGAACAAAAGAAAACGGCATTAGTGACAATTGAGGGACCGCAGCGAATTAGGGGATTGGCTGGCTCCGGTAAGACTATTGTTTTGACGATGAAGGCTGCCCTGTATCATCTACAAAACCCAGATGAGGAAATCTTATATACATATTATACTAAATCATTGTATGGCTTAATACATGGATTGATAGATAGATATTATCGAGATTTTTCTGATAATAAAGAGCCTAATTGGAATAAGATTCATATTCTGCATGGTTGGGGAGGAGCAGGAGTCAATGGAGTATATTATCAAGCTTGTTTAGATAACGGAATTTCTGCTTTAACCTATAGTAATGCTGTTGGACATGGGGTAACTCCTTTTGAATTTGTCTGTTCTGAAATGTTAAAGAACAACTTAAAGCCCAAATATGATTTGACATTAATTGATGAGGGACAAGATTTTCCAAATTCTTTTTATCGCTTGTGCTATAAGCTTTCTGTTAATAAAAAAATAGTGTGGGCTTATGATGACTTTCAAAATATTTTTGATGTTAATCTTCAAGATGAAAAGGAAACTTTTGGTAAGGATGAGAATGGTAATTATTATGTGGATTTTAATAAGATGACAAATCCTTATAGGGATATAATACTTCATGTTTGTTATCGAAACCCACGCACAGCTCTAATTTTTGCATTCAGCTTAGGTTTGGGAATTTATAATGAAAGGGTTCTTCAGAGACTTACAGATAACGAACATTGGAAGAGCTTAGGTTTTGTCGTGGAGCAAGGAGACTCCTCTGTTGGGTGTGAAATGGTGATTTCAAGACCACAAGAAAATTCTCCAAGTTACCTTAATGAAGAATATGGATTCTCTGTGGGGATTATAAAGTGTGAATCTTTAGCTGCAGAATGTGAAAAGATATCTTCTTTGATAACAAAAGATATACAAGAGGAAGGGTTGAATCCAGAGGATATTTGTGTGATTTGTTTGGACGACAGAAATATTCAATCATATTATACCTATTTGGGGCAATTGCTATTGTCAAAGGGCATAAGGGTATATGATTTGCTTCATGCTGCATACACGACAACAACATTTTATCAAGAAGGTCATGTTACTTTAGGGACTTTAAATAAGGCTAAAGGTAATGAGGCTGGTATGGTTTATATTATGGGAGTAGATAAAATCTTCAACGATCGAAATAACGTTATATTAAGAAATCGCCTTTTCACGGCAATTACACGAACAAAAGGATGGGTTGTTCTTTCTGGTGAAAAATCGATAGAATATTGTTCTGAAGAGATGGAAAAACTTCAAAGCGAAGGATTGAAATTGCATTTTATTCAGCCTAGTGAAGAAAGTACTAAGACAATTTTTGGTGGTAGTACTAAACGGCAAAATCAATTTAATGACATTCAACGTATTATTCAAGAACTACAAAATGAGGGAATGTCCTTTGAGGATATTATGAATCATGTCAAGGCAAAGTAA
- a CDS encoding MFS transporter — translation MTKPSIFRYEGHNYLVPFLIISSLFFMWGFAHGILEVLNPHFQESFHISKAMSALTQAAVYGAYFLMALPAGWIIRKWGYRRGVITGLVLFGIGALMFIPGSRINSCSRVST, via the coding sequence ATGACGAAGCCATCCATCTTCAGATACGAAGGGCATAACTATCTGGTGCCCTTCCTCATCATCAGCAGTCTCTTCTTTATGTGGGGATTTGCCCATGGCATCCTCGAGGTGCTGAATCCGCATTTCCAGGAGTCGTTCCATATCAGCAAGGCGATGTCGGCCCTGACGCAGGCTGCTGTCTATGGTGCCTACTTTCTGATGGCGCTGCCTGCCGGATGGATTATCCGGAAGTGGGGCTACAGGAGGGGAGTGATAACAGGACTGGTTCTCTTCGGTATCGGTGCTCTGATGTTCATACCGGGAAGCAGGATCAACAGTTGTTCTCGGGTGTCAACATAG
- a CDS encoding P-loop NTPase fold protein — MNTKIFDYLNIYASTPNPQYAIMLRGKWGCGKTHFIKGWLNKFEVKDFADDADFFASHLSPITIFRYKFDKMLIAKGFVCVTDGLKWGFIPHASVTILALSLTILLML, encoded by the coding sequence ATGAATACTAAGATTTTTGATTATCTCAATATTTATGCTTCTACTCCAAATCCTCAGTATGCTATTATGTTGAGGGGTAAATGGGGATGTGGTAAAACTCATTTCATCAAAGGTTGGCTCAATAAATTTGAGGTAAAAGATTTCGCAGATGACGCAGATTTTTTTGCATCTCATCTATCACCCATCACGATTTTCAGATATAAATTTGATAAGATGCTGATTGCTAAAGGATTCGTATGCGTGACTGATGGGCTAAAATGGGGCTTTATCCCTCACGCATCAGTCACGATTTTGGCTTTATCCCTCACGATTTTGCTTATGCTGTAA
- a CDS encoding leucine-rich repeat domain-containing protein, whose protein sequence is MEYPIEIKGKTIKQVRKLNLSGKNLKFIPDNVFQYTNLEKLDLSKNRIEIIPKEILKLRKLRTLDLAFNQIKNLQSAVFQLPKLRILNLHGNQIKKLPKQIATSHIETLILSKNNIVNVDDNLMAKFKRVDLTDNPITQNVAEVKIDEKAKVSHNAPLANLNINFMEKETEEKKMEMKKHKIFISYAHTDKVYCDRLMIHLKVLKNYVGGIDDWSDQRIKTGQRWKEEIERALREADIAILLVSTDFLASDFIRNNELPPILHKAASANTKIMSILIKPSMFLDSDLAEFQAVNDTQKTLSDMSETEQEKTYLKLMSEIKDLVKS, encoded by the coding sequence ATGGAATATCCAATAGAAATAAAAGGAAAAACGATAAAACAGGTACGCAAATTAAACTTATCAGGTAAAAATCTTAAGTTTATACCAGATAATGTGTTTCAATATACTAATTTAGAAAAGTTGGATTTGAGTAAGAATAGAATAGAGATAATTCCGAAAGAAATATTAAAATTACGTAAGCTTAGAACCCTGGACTTGGCATTTAATCAAATCAAGAATTTGCAAAGTGCAGTATTTCAATTGCCTAAGCTTAGAATTTTAAATCTTCATGGTAATCAAATCAAAAAATTGCCTAAACAAATTGCAACATCACATATTGAAACTCTTATATTGAGTAAGAACAATATCGTGAATGTGGATGATAATTTAATGGCAAAGTTTAAAAGAGTTGATCTTACTGATAATCCTATAACTCAAAATGTAGCAGAAGTGAAAATAGATGAAAAAGCGAAAGTATCACATAACGCTCCATTGGCAAACTTAAATATAAATTTTATGGAAAAGGAAACAGAAGAGAAGAAGATGGAAATGAAAAAACATAAAATATTTATTAGTTATGCACATACTGACAAGGTGTATTGCGACAGATTGATGATTCATTTGAAAGTGTTGAAAAACTATGTAGGTGGGATTGATGATTGGTCTGACCAAAGAATAAAAACTGGTCAGCGATGGAAAGAAGAAATAGAGAGAGCTTTAAGAGAGGCAGATATTGCTATTCTTTTAGTTTCTACAGATTTTCTTGCCTCTGATTTCATCCGAAATAACGAATTACCACCAATATTACATAAGGCTGCGTCGGCTAATACGAAAATAATGAGTATATTGATTAAACCAAGTATGTTCTTGGATTCTGATTTGGCAGAGTTTCAGGCTGTAAATGATACACAAAAAACATTATCTGATATGAGCGAAACGGAACAGGAAAAAACTTATCTAAAGTTGATGTCAGAGATTAAAGATTTAGTAAAGTCATGA
- a CDS encoding transposase, giving the protein MNTGLDQYMDIFKDAVEDSAAKLTKSFEKILIEVIILFMVIPRKINFTQMGRYGSHVEQTYRNAFGLKKSKSIDWLKLNVSLAKRFFGKQGRWAIAIDPSYISKAGKKTPHIGRFWSGCAQSVKHGLEIMGIGLIDIDAKDCMMLKAHQSLSNKELSLRNKTMVDFYISVIKRYRKELLKLSTLIVADAYFSTSTFVNGIKKEGFSLISRFRDNACLFYVYAGPRTGKRGRPKTKDGKIDMKNLDLTRMEKMEMKDIEGTAYTLIAYSKALRCKVRLVIWQMPNGKKKLFFSTDTSLSGEEVLLYYRTRFQIEFCFRDAKGYTGLMDCQARDKWKLDFAFNASFTSLNVAKVTMKEMGMEYSMSSFKSLMTNIYLVKRIFKASGYTPNRTLISKIFKDLSCLQRIAA; this is encoded by the coding sequence ATGAATACAGGACTTGACCAATATATGGATATCTTTAAAGATGCAGTTGAAGATTCGGCTGCAAAGTTAACAAAAAGTTTCGAGAAAATACTCATCGAGGTGATAATTTTGTTCATGGTAATACCAAGAAAGATAAATTTCACCCAAATGGGGAGGTATGGCTCGCATGTTGAGCAAACCTATCGCAACGCATTCGGCTTAAAAAAGTCGAAAAGCATTGACTGGCTCAAACTTAATGTCTCACTTGCCAAGCGCTTCTTTGGTAAACAGGGAAGATGGGCTATTGCCATTGATCCCAGCTACATCAGCAAAGCTGGCAAGAAGACTCCACATATCGGTCGTTTTTGGTCGGGATGTGCACAGTCTGTTAAACATGGTCTCGAAATCATGGGTATTGGCCTCATTGATATTGATGCCAAAGACTGCATGATGTTAAAAGCACACCAGTCGCTAAGTAATAAAGAACTGAGTCTTAGAAACAAGACTATGGTAGATTTCTATATCAGCGTCATTAAGCGTTACCGCAAGGAACTTCTTAAACTCTCAACCCTCATAGTTGCAGATGCTTACTTCTCTACAAGTACATTTGTTAATGGGATAAAGAAAGAAGGGTTCTCTTTGATAAGCCGCTTTCGTGACAATGCTTGTCTCTTTTATGTCTATGCTGGTCCACGTACTGGAAAACGTGGTCGCCCCAAGACCAAGGATGGCAAGATTGATATGAAGAATCTTGACCTCACTCGAATGGAGAAGATGGAGATGAAAGATATAGAAGGAACAGCTTATACTTTGATAGCCTATTCCAAGGCACTCAGGTGTAAAGTTAGACTTGTCATCTGGCAGATGCCGAATGGCAAGAAGAAACTATTCTTCTCTACAGACACCTCACTTTCGGGTGAAGAAGTACTTCTTTATTATAGAACCAGGTTCCAGATCGAATTTTGCTTTCGTGACGCCAAAGGCTATACTGGTCTTATGGACTGCCAGGCTCGCGATAAGTGGAAACTCGATTTTGCTTTCAATGCTTCGTTCACATCACTAAATGTTGCCAAGGTAACTATGAAGGAGATGGGAATGGAATATTCTATGTCTTCATTCAAGTCACTGATGACCAATATTTATCTGGTGAAACGAATTTTTAAAGCAAGCGGGTACACCCCGAACCGAACTTTAATTAGCAAGATTTTCAAAGATCTCTCGTGCTTACAGCGTATAGCTGCTTAG
- a CDS encoding MFS transporter, producing MFSGVNIAIPYVLVGIFVLAVALVLSRIKLPDPRRAHEADTNEKVEEKPMRVMAFGFGMLTLFLYVAAQTGVNSFFINYAEESIHIEKQAASLYLAFGGMGLFFIGRLAGGVIMNYVQPRLVLLVCAILTFVATLIVVVCSGTLSLIAFFALYLGESIMFPTIFSLALRDAGTKTKLASSLLIMTIVGGAIAPVIMGYIADTTGSMAIAFLIPLVCYGVIGGYALLKPSGSL from the coding sequence TTGTTCTCGGGTGTCAACATAGCCATTCCTTATGTTCTGGTGGGTATCTTCGTGCTTGCTGTGGCACTGGTTCTGTCAAGGATTAAGTTGCCGGACCCAAGGAGAGCGCATGAGGCGGATACGAACGAGAAGGTGGAGGAGAAGCCGATGCGAGTGATGGCATTCGGTTTCGGTATGCTGACCTTGTTTCTTTATGTGGCTGCCCAGACGGGTGTGAACAGTTTCTTCATCAACTATGCTGAGGAGAGCATTCATATAGAGAAGCAGGCTGCCAGTCTGTATCTCGCCTTTGGCGGAATGGGTCTGTTCTTTATCGGCAGATTGGCTGGTGGTGTCATCATGAATTATGTCCAGCCAAGGCTGGTGCTGTTGGTCTGTGCCATCCTCACCTTTGTTGCCACATTGATTGTGGTGGTATGTAGCGGAACCTTATCGCTCATTGCGTTCTTCGCCCTGTATCTAGGAGAGAGCATCATGTTTCCGACTATCTTCTCGCTGGCATTGAGGGATGCTGGTACAAAGACCAAGCTTGCTTCTTCGTTGCTTATCATGACGATAGTGGGTGGTGCGATTGCTCCTGTAATCATGGGGTATATTGCGGATACTACGGGGAGTATGGCGATTGCCTTTCTCATACCGTTGGTATGTTATGGGGTGATTGGAGGGTATGCACTTTTGAAACCCTCTGGCTCCCTTTAG
- a CDS encoding nucleotidyltransferase family protein, with protein MKNIVIAAGYATRLGELTKNFPKPLLKIGENTILGRMLDDIDKIPEIDEHIIITNHKFAGIFEEWASKQSYTKPVTIVDDGTETNDTRLGAVCDLLFAMDKLKIDDDMLVVAADNILFFSFLEFVDFAKVKGTSCIMCHEQPSIEKLQRTGVIVLDDNDKVLNMEEKPQEPKSHWAVPPFYIYLKKDLDKVRHSVENGCGKDAPGNLAHYMVEQVEMHAWKMTAGRFDIGSLDTYKEACEKFGK; from the coding sequence ATGAAGAATATTGTGATAGCGGCAGGATATGCCACAAGATTGGGTGAGTTGACCAAGAACTTTCCGAAGCCATTGTTGAAGATCGGTGAGAATACGATATTGGGAAGAATGCTCGATGATATTGATAAGATTCCGGAGATAGATGAGCATATCATCATCACGAACCATAAGTTTGCCGGTATCTTTGAGGAGTGGGCATCAAAACAGAGTTATACGAAGCCTGTTACGATAGTGGATGACGGTACGGAGACGAATGACACAAGACTGGGTGCTGTGTGTGATTTGCTGTTTGCGATGGACAAGTTGAAGATTGATGATGATATGTTGGTGGTAGCAGCTGATAACATCCTCTTTTTCAGTTTCCTGGAGTTTGTGGATTTTGCCAAGGTGAAGGGTACTTCATGTATCATGTGTCATGAGCAGCCGAGCATAGAGAAGTTGCAGCGCACAGGTGTGATTGTTCTGGATGATAACGACAAGGTATTGAATATGGAGGAGAAGCCTCAGGAGCCAAAGAGCCATTGGGCTGTGCCACCATTCTATATTTACCTGAAGAAGGATTTGGATAAGGTAAGACATTCCGTAGAGAATGGTTGTGGCAAGGATGCCCCTGGCAATCTTGCTCATTATATGGTGGAACAGGTAGAGATGCATGCCTGGAAAATGACGGCTGGAAGATTTGATATTGGAAGTCTCGATACGTATAAGGAAGCTTGCGAGAAGTTCGGGAAGTAG
- a CDS encoding Rpn family recombination-promoting nuclease/putative transposase: protein MKYLDPKADLTFKKIFGNHPDLLISLLNALLPLKKDQEIESIEYLPTEMIPVDPIHKDTIVDVRCKDILGRQFVVEMQMAWTDAFKQRVLFNASKAYVSQAEMGTRYKDLQPVYSLNLVNDIFERGMEDCIHNYRIVHDKDTNKVIEGLCFTFIELPKFEPHTMKEKRMTILWLRFLTEINDKTKEAPAELLENPEINKALEEVKISAFTDAELRAYDKFWDVVSSEKTLLEGSFDDGVLEGERKKAIIIAKNLLSLHVPFETIIAATGLSKEEIEKLAE from the coding sequence ATTAAATATTTGGATCCGAAGGCGGACTTGACATTTAAGAAGATTTTTGGCAATCATCCTGATTTGCTGATCAGTCTTCTCAATGCCTTGTTGCCTTTGAAGAAGGATCAGGAGATTGAGAGCATCGAGTATCTGCCTACAGAAATGATACCTGTGGATCCTATCCATAAGGATACTATCGTGGATGTGAGATGCAAGGATATTCTGGGCAGACAGTTTGTGGTGGAAATGCAAATGGCATGGACGGATGCGTTTAAGCAGCGTGTGCTGTTTAATGCTTCCAAGGCATACGTGAGCCAAGCTGAAATGGGTACTAGATACAAGGACTTGCAGCCTGTATATTCCCTTAACTTGGTAAACGATATCTTTGAGAGGGGTATGGAGGATTGTATCCATAACTATCGCATCGTGCATGACAAGGATACGAATAAGGTAATAGAGGGCTTGTGCTTTACCTTTATTGAGCTGCCAAAGTTTGAGCCTCATACGATGAAGGAAAAGCGCATGACGATTCTTTGGCTGCGATTCTTGACAGAGATTAATGATAAAACCAAGGAGGCTCCTGCTGAGCTTCTAGAAAATCCTGAGATTAATAAGGCTCTAGAGGAGGTGAAGATTTCAGCCTTTACTGATGCAGAACTGCGTGCCTACGATAAGTTTTGGGATGTAGTGAGCAGCGAGAAAACCTTGCTGGAGGGTAGCTTTGATGATGGTGTGCTAGAAGGTGAAAGAAAAAAGGCAATAATAATAGCGAAGAATTTGCTTTCGCTCCATGTTCCTTTTGAAACCATCATTGCTGCTACTGGCTTGTCGAAGGAGGAAATAGAAAAATTGGCGGAGTAG